From Carya illinoinensis cultivar Pawnee chromosome 5, C.illinoinensisPawnee_v1, whole genome shotgun sequence, one genomic window encodes:
- the LOC122310828 gene encoding uncharacterized protein LOC122310828 codes for MDSQDLTSMYFTNLLSQDPQLDPTYDGQSGTSPLTLDDSPTLPPNEPIGVRKSVRGANFTPEEDKLLVSAWLNCSLDAVQGTDQKHSQLWEKIFEYFQQFKETTNERTIKSLIHRWSVIQKATNKFCAKLAQVEGLNQSGMTDQDKFDKAKVMYQALEKCSFQFEHCWHLLKDQPKWIWRATKEDPKRRKTMSPSPTPTRCSGATIDSTFDMEADEVMENEVIELDRPIGRKAEKGKRKVQGKQAEENFQLRKMKYTLLEESRAQEKEFYRMKAEKMEYDKEKEEKKYALRMND; via the exons atggattcacaagacTTGACTAGTATGTACTTCACCAACCTCCTTagtcaagatcctcaactcgacCCCACTTACGATGGGCAAAGTGGGACTTCTCCGTTGACCCTTGATGACTCTCCAACCCTACCCCCTAACGAGCCCATCGGCGTTAGGAAATCAGTTAGGGGTGCGAATTTCACCCCcgaagaagacaagttacttgtctccgcttggctaaattgtagccttgatgctgttcagggaacagatcaaaaacactcccaactttgggaaaaaatttttgagtacttccagcaatttaaagaaaccacaaatgagCGGACAATAAAATCTTTAATTCATCGGTGGTCGGTTATCCAAAAGGccacaaacaaattttgtgcgaaactagcccaagttgaagggttaaatcaaagtggcatgaccgaCCAAGATAAG TTCGACAAGGCCAAGGTTATGTACCAAGCGCTAGAAAAGTGCTCATTCCAATTTgagcattgttggcacctgttgaaggaccaacctaagtggatttggcgcgccacaaaggaggatccaaaACGAAGGAAGACGATGTCCCCATCCCCGACCCCAACTCGATGTTCTGGCGCTACAATTGATTCAACTTTTGATATGGAGGCGGATGAAGTCATGGAGAATGAAGTTATCGAGTTGGACCGACCAATTGGaaggaaagctgagaaaggaaaacgaaaggtCCAAGGCAAGCAAGCAGAAGAAAATTTCCAACTCaggaagatgaagtatactcttttggaggagtcacgcgctcaggagaaagagttttatcgaatgaaggccgagaagatggagtatgacaaggaaaaagaggaaaaaaaatacgcCTTGAGGATGAACGACTGA